From a single Hyalangium gracile genomic region:
- a CDS encoding penicillin-binding protein 1C: MSARRTAADALRRLAPRLRSRRTWLALLALLLVAGGLYVYALDDALLSVEPSRLVLDRRGRYLGEVPAGDGELGYWPLPYVMPERVVAATLITEDQHFHDHPGVYLPSVARAVLQNTRNVRVISGASTIAMQVARMQEPGPRTLLRKVSEALEALLLIRRHGHEQVLRQYLMLAPYGNRAHGVARAARLYFDKPVEDLSWAQAAFLAGLPQMPGRMNPYSPDGLRRATRRSHRILRALHAKGLLSAVELEQSLGAELGIVPRPRRRSEAMHAVLEWSAQAKRRQSPISVATIDLEIQEQAAAILRDNLERIEDSGAGNTSALVVDTATGDILAWVGSRDFFSEEHKGAIDFVRTRRSPGSALKPFLYALGLEKGAFTAASELPDTPMDVRSDAGGAYLPENINHTFMGPMLLREALGNSRNIPALRVLSEVGVEPALRFFEKAGVGDIRWEPDRYGLGLAIGNLPVTLEELAGLYGVLAREGESLPLRRFVDEPQVPSRRLLNREAAQLVRHMLADPLARRPMFPAGGALDYHYAVAVKTGTSQGYRDAWTVAFSDRLLVAVWIGNHDWRRMRGVGGANGAAAAAHRIMDLVMEDHRPWQPMLDAFPPPERAVAVDVCPLSGRLASVDCPHRKSEWFVPGSAPTQHCPFHAQVKLDRRNGLRASPSCPESEVISRVMLDLPDTYTQWARSQHLDVSPRLESPLCPAHEEALQPKVVIREPRGQVRLLFDPDTPASASTLRLAAEVTPSTEPIVWLVDGVPVATVSYPHEYRWSVTPGRHVITAAMSRHAEVSSPLTVVVED, encoded by the coding sequence ATGAGCGCTAGGCGGACAGCCGCGGACGCCCTCCGGCGTCTCGCTCCTCGGCTCCGATCGAGGCGGACGTGGCTGGCGCTCCTGGCGCTGCTGCTCGTCGCCGGGGGGCTGTATGTGTACGCCCTCGACGACGCGCTCCTGTCCGTCGAGCCCTCGCGGCTGGTGCTCGATCGGCGGGGGCGCTACCTCGGTGAGGTTCCCGCCGGGGATGGGGAGCTCGGCTACTGGCCGCTGCCCTATGTGATGCCGGAGCGCGTCGTGGCGGCGACGCTCATCACCGAGGATCAGCACTTCCACGACCACCCCGGCGTCTACCTGCCGTCCGTCGCGCGCGCCGTCCTGCAGAACACCCGGAACGTCCGGGTCATCTCGGGAGCGTCCACGATCGCGATGCAGGTGGCGCGCATGCAGGAGCCGGGGCCGCGCACGCTGCTCCGGAAGGTCTCCGAGGCCCTGGAGGCGCTGCTGCTCATCCGCCGCCACGGGCACGAGCAGGTCCTCCGGCAGTACCTCATGCTCGCGCCCTACGGGAACCGGGCGCACGGCGTCGCTCGCGCGGCGCGGCTGTATTTCGACAAGCCGGTGGAGGATCTCTCGTGGGCCCAGGCGGCCTTCCTCGCCGGGCTGCCGCAGATGCCGGGCCGCATGAACCCGTACTCCCCCGATGGCCTGCGCCGCGCGACCAGGCGCAGCCACCGCATCCTCCGGGCGCTCCACGCCAAGGGGCTGCTCTCGGCGGTGGAGCTGGAGCAGTCGCTCGGCGCGGAGCTGGGCATCGTCCCGCGCCCGCGCCGGCGCTCCGAGGCGATGCATGCGGTGCTCGAGTGGAGCGCTCAGGCGAAGCGTCGCCAGAGCCCCATCTCGGTCGCGACGATCGATCTGGAGATCCAGGAGCAGGCGGCAGCCATCCTGAGGGACAACCTGGAGCGGATCGAGGACTCGGGGGCGGGCAACACCTCCGCGCTCGTGGTGGACACGGCCACGGGAGACATCCTCGCGTGGGTCGGCTCGCGGGACTTCTTCTCCGAGGAGCACAAGGGCGCGATCGACTTCGTGCGCACCCGTCGCTCTCCGGGCTCGGCGCTCAAGCCGTTCCTCTATGCGCTCGGGCTGGAGAAGGGCGCCTTCACCGCCGCCTCCGAGCTGCCCGACACGCCCATGGACGTCCGGAGCGACGCGGGCGGCGCGTACCTGCCCGAGAACATCAACCACACGTTCATGGGCCCCATGCTCCTGCGCGAGGCGCTGGGCAACTCGCGCAACATCCCCGCGCTGCGGGTGCTCTCGGAGGTGGGGGTGGAGCCCGCCCTGCGCTTCTTCGAGAAGGCCGGAGTGGGGGACATCCGCTGGGAGCCGGATCGCTACGGCCTGGGGCTGGCGATCGGGAACCTGCCCGTCACGCTGGAGGAGCTGGCAGGGCTGTACGGAGTCCTCGCTCGCGAGGGCGAGAGCCTGCCCCTGCGCCGCTTCGTGGACGAGCCGCAGGTCCCCTCCCGGCGCCTGCTGAACCGGGAGGCCGCGCAGCTCGTCCGGCACATGCTCGCCGATCCGCTGGCGCGCCGGCCCATGTTCCCCGCGGGAGGAGCGCTCGACTATCACTACGCCGTCGCGGTGAAGACCGGCACCAGCCAGGGCTACCGGGATGCCTGGACGGTGGCGTTCAGCGACCGGCTGCTCGTGGCGGTGTGGATCGGCAACCATGACTGGCGCCGGATGCGTGGCGTGGGAGGCGCGAACGGCGCGGCCGCCGCGGCACACCGGATCATGGATCTGGTGATGGAGGACCACCGCCCCTGGCAGCCCATGCTGGACGCGTTCCCTCCGCCCGAAAGGGCCGTGGCGGTGGATGTCTGCCCCCTGTCCGGCAGGCTCGCGAGCGTGGACTGTCCGCACCGCAAGAGCGAGTGGTTCGTCCCGGGCAGCGCGCCCACCCAGCACTGTCCGTTCCACGCCCAGGTGAAGCTGGACCGGCGCAACGGGCTCAGGGCGAGCCCCTCGTGTCCTGAGTCCGAGGTGATCTCCCGCGTGATGCTGGACCTGCCGGACACGTACACGCAGTGGGCGCGGAGCCAGCACCTCGATGTCTCTCCCCGGTTGGAGAGCCCCCTGTGCCCGGCGCATGAGGAGGCCCTGCAGCCGAAGGTCGTCATCCGCGAGCCGCGAGGCCAGGTGCGGCTGCTCTTCGACCCGGACACGCCGGCCTCCGCCTCCACGCTGCGACTGGCGGCGGAGGTGACGCCCAGCACGGAGCCCATCGTGTGGCTCGTGGACGGTGTGCCCGTGGCCACCGTGTCCTATCCCCATGAGTACCGCTGGAGCGTGACGCCGGGCCGGCACGTCATCACCGCGGCCATGTCACGGCACGCGGAGGTGAGCTCCCCGCTCACCGTGGTCGTCGAGGACTGA
- a CDS encoding DUF2267 domain-containing protein, producing MQEQETQSWSGLGVGTDRQSFLNKVAEQLPDYEPVKAVEAVFCALTERLPGGIIQQLLEQLTPDVRDIVGRCHKRLEAGPEKLDKDDFYLHVANHLNAEPENVRLVLFGVFAALHTQITLAESEKVASQLPDYVKGTWVDSRRVADRPY from the coding sequence ATGCAAGAGCAAGAGACCCAGTCCTGGTCCGGCCTGGGCGTCGGCACGGATCGTCAGTCCTTCCTGAACAAGGTGGCCGAGCAGCTCCCGGACTATGAGCCCGTGAAAGCCGTCGAGGCCGTGTTCTGTGCCCTGACCGAGCGCCTTCCCGGCGGCATCATCCAGCAGCTCCTGGAGCAGCTGACCCCGGATGTGCGCGACATCGTGGGACGCTGTCACAAGCGCCTGGAGGCCGGGCCGGAGAAGCTGGACAAGGACGACTTCTATCTCCACGTGGCCAACCACCTGAACGCCGAGCCGGAGAACGTGCGGCTGGTCCTCTTTGGCGTCTTCGCGGCGCTGCACACCCAGATCACCCTGGCCGAGTCCGAGAAGGTGGCCAGCCAGCTCCCCGACTACGTGAAGGGCACCTGGGTGGACTCGCGCCGGGTCGCGGACCGACCGTACTGA
- a CDS encoding response regulator: protein MPDSLDFRALFDRSPNPYMVLDRGLRYVWANAAYLRVTASRLEDLLGRSLFEVFPHDPEDPSNRSARELRESLERVLSGRVPDTLALIPYRVPRETATGPVLEERYWSATHTPILDERGEVAFILQHTVDVTEVQRLQQAMSAAEARRGSVSSAEQVQAGLLGRAQAVQEANRTLDAERRHLRRLFKQAPGFMCFLRGAQHVFELANDAYSQLIGHRPVLGRPVRQALPEIEGQGFFELLDKVFATGEPFVGRNLPVFLQRKPGAPLEEVFIDLVYQPIIEPDGSISGIFVQGHDITAQKRAQDELRRYREHLEELVRERTRALEESEAERRQAQAELHHAQKMEAVGQLTGGVAHDFNNLLQIIGGNLQLLQRDLAGSEQAERRLQSAIGAVDRGARLASHLLAFARRQPLEPRVIHLGRLVRGMDELLRRALGEDIEVETTIGGGLWNTFADPNQLENVVLNLAINARDAMQGAGKLTIEADNAELDAHHAQLHPDVTPGQYVRLSITDTGCGMPPEVLERVFEPFFTTKPEGRGTGLGLSMVYGFVQQTGGHIKIYSEVGRGTTIQIHFPRSLQVEEPHTELDTGPIEGGTETILVVEDDAGVRTTVVEMLLELGYRVLKASDGQSALAILQSGLPIDLLFTDVVMPGPVRSTEVARQARALLPDIEVLFTSGYTEDVIVHGGRLDSGVSLLSKPYRREELARKVRAMLRQRQQRLAAKPAEGSEAGRTPESTKKEPLRILLVEDDEAIRSSASELLEELGHGVRATSSAEEALVELGAESFDVLFTDVNLPGGSGVELAREAVRQRPRLRVIIASGYGSAALSEEGGLKGAVVLPKPYDLSRLGRALEQVMAQA, encoded by the coding sequence ATGCCCGACTCCCTCGACTTCAGGGCGCTCTTCGACCGCTCGCCCAACCCATACATGGTGCTGGACCGTGGGCTGCGGTACGTCTGGGCCAACGCGGCATATCTGCGAGTCACGGCGTCCCGGCTCGAGGACCTGCTCGGGCGCTCCCTGTTCGAGGTGTTCCCGCACGATCCCGAGGATCCCTCCAACCGGAGCGCGCGCGAGCTGAGGGAGTCGCTCGAGCGCGTCCTGTCCGGGCGCGTGCCGGATACGCTGGCGCTGATTCCCTACCGGGTGCCGCGTGAGACGGCTACGGGCCCCGTCCTGGAGGAGCGCTACTGGAGCGCCACCCACACGCCCATCCTCGACGAGCGGGGCGAGGTGGCCTTCATCCTCCAGCACACCGTCGATGTGACGGAGGTCCAGCGGCTCCAGCAGGCCATGAGCGCCGCGGAGGCGCGTCGGGGCTCCGTCAGCTCCGCGGAGCAGGTGCAGGCGGGGCTTCTCGGTCGCGCCCAGGCCGTCCAGGAGGCGAACAGGACGCTGGATGCCGAGCGCCGCCACCTGCGCCGGCTGTTCAAGCAGGCCCCCGGGTTCATGTGCTTCCTGCGCGGGGCCCAGCATGTGTTCGAGCTGGCCAATGACGCCTACTCTCAGCTGATCGGCCATCGCCCCGTGCTCGGCAGGCCGGTCAGGCAAGCCCTCCCGGAGATCGAGGGGCAGGGCTTCTTCGAGCTGCTCGACAAGGTGTTCGCGACGGGAGAGCCCTTCGTCGGCCGGAACCTGCCGGTCTTCCTTCAGCGGAAGCCCGGGGCACCGCTCGAGGAGGTGTTCATCGATCTGGTGTACCAGCCCATCATCGAGCCCGACGGGAGCATCTCGGGCATCTTCGTTCAGGGCCACGACATCACCGCGCAGAAGCGCGCCCAGGACGAGCTGCGGCGCTACCGCGAGCACCTCGAGGAGCTGGTGCGTGAGCGCACCCGCGCCCTGGAGGAGAGCGAGGCCGAGCGGCGTCAGGCCCAGGCGGAGCTGCACCACGCACAGAAGATGGAGGCCGTGGGCCAGCTCACGGGAGGCGTGGCGCACGACTTCAACAACCTGCTCCAGATCATCGGCGGCAACCTCCAGCTCCTGCAGAGGGACCTCGCCGGCAGCGAGCAGGCCGAGCGGCGCCTCCAGAGCGCCATTGGCGCCGTCGATCGCGGGGCCAGGCTTGCGTCCCACCTGCTCGCGTTCGCGCGCCGGCAGCCCCTGGAGCCTCGGGTCATCCACCTGGGGCGGCTCGTGCGCGGCATGGACGAGCTGCTGCGGCGGGCCCTGGGCGAGGACATCGAGGTCGAGACGACCATCGGCGGCGGCCTCTGGAACACCTTCGCGGACCCCAATCAGCTCGAGAACGTCGTCCTGAACCTGGCGATCAACGCCCGGGACGCCATGCAGGGCGCGGGCAAGCTGACCATCGAGGCCGACAACGCCGAGCTGGACGCCCACCATGCCCAGCTCCATCCGGATGTCACGCCCGGCCAGTACGTGCGCCTGTCCATCACCGACACCGGCTGCGGCATGCCTCCCGAGGTCCTCGAGCGGGTCTTCGAGCCGTTCTTCACCACCAAGCCCGAGGGGCGCGGCACGGGCCTGGGCCTGAGCATGGTGTACGGCTTCGTCCAGCAGACGGGCGGCCACATCAAGATCTACAGCGAGGTGGGGCGGGGGACGACCATCCAGATCCACTTCCCGCGCTCGCTCCAGGTCGAGGAGCCACACACCGAGCTGGACACCGGACCCATCGAGGGGGGCACGGAGACGATCCTGGTGGTCGAGGACGACGCCGGGGTGCGCACCACGGTCGTGGAGATGCTGTTGGAGCTGGGCTATCGCGTGCTCAAGGCCTCGGACGGACAGAGCGCGCTGGCCATCCTCCAGAGTGGCCTGCCCATCGATCTGCTGTTCACCGACGTGGTCATGCCGGGGCCGGTGCGCAGCACCGAGGTCGCCCGGCAGGCCCGGGCGCTGCTGCCCGACATCGAGGTGCTGTTCACCTCGGGCTACACGGAGGACGTCATCGTCCACGGCGGCCGGCTCGACTCCGGCGTGAGCCTGCTGAGCAAGCCGTACCGCCGCGAGGAGCTGGCCCGGAAGGTCCGCGCGATGCTCCGCCAGCGCCAGCAGCGGCTCGCCGCGAAGCCGGCGGAGGGCAGCGAGGCTGGTCGCACGCCCGAGTCCACCAAGAAGGAGCCCCTGCGCATCCTCCTCGTGGAGGATGACGAGGCGATCCGCTCGTCCGCGAGCGAGCTGCTGGAGGAGCTGGGGCACGGCGTGCGGGCCACGTCGAGCGCGGAGGAGGCGCTGGTGGAGCTCGGGGCCGAGAGCTTCGACGTGCTGTTCACGGACGTGAACCTGCCTGGCGGCTCGGGGGTGGAGCTGGCTCGCGAGGCGGTGCGCCAGCGTCCCAGGCTGCGCGTCATCATCGCCTCCGGCTACGGCAGCGCGGCGCTCTCCGAGGAGGGCGGACTGAAGGGGGCCGTGGTGCTGCCCAAGCCCTATGATCTCTCCCGGCTCGGCAGGGCGCTGGAGCAGGTCATGGCCCAGGCCTGA
- a CDS encoding glutaminyl-peptide cyclotransferase, with the protein MQIRPVTLARLLCLFPLAMLAACSAHGASQGAPTSGFEIIQSWPHDPKAFTQGLVYRDGRLYEGTGLNGRSELREVNLETGEVLRRVALEDRHFGEGLTLLGGKLYQLTWRSQVGFIHDAATFQPAGQFRYTGEGWGLTNDGTSLIMSDGSSVLRFLDPATFTVQRTVKVKDGGREVSRLNELEFVDGEVYANVWGTDLIVRIDPATGRVTGWIDLTGLLAPSEQHGDEDVLNGIAYDPATGRLWVTGKLWPRLFQIRVAPR; encoded by the coding sequence GTGCAGATTCGCCCGGTGACGCTCGCTCGGCTGTTGTGCCTCTTCCCCCTGGCGATGCTCGCCGCCTGCAGCGCGCATGGCGCCTCGCAGGGCGCGCCGACGTCCGGGTTCGAGATCATCCAGAGCTGGCCCCATGATCCGAAGGCCTTCACCCAGGGCCTGGTCTACCGGGACGGCAGGCTGTACGAGGGCACGGGCCTCAACGGTCGCTCCGAGCTGCGCGAGGTGAACCTCGAGACCGGTGAGGTCCTCCGCCGCGTCGCGCTGGAGGACCGCCATTTCGGCGAGGGGCTCACGCTGCTGGGCGGCAAGCTCTACCAGCTCACCTGGCGCTCGCAGGTGGGCTTCATCCACGACGCCGCGACGTTCCAGCCCGCGGGGCAGTTCCGCTACACCGGCGAGGGCTGGGGGCTGACGAATGACGGCACCTCGCTCATCATGAGCGACGGCAGCAGCGTGCTGCGCTTCCTGGATCCCGCCACGTTCACGGTCCAGCGCACCGTCAAGGTGAAGGACGGTGGGCGCGAGGTCTCCCGGCTCAACGAGCTGGAGTTCGTGGACGGCGAGGTCTACGCGAACGTCTGGGGCACCGATCTCATCGTTCGCATCGACCCGGCCACGGGGAGGGTGACGGGGTGGATCGATCTCACAGGGCTGCTGGCGCCCAGCGAGCAGCACGGCGATGAGGACGTGCTGAACGGCATTGCCTACGATCCGGCCACGGGTCGCCTGTGGGTCACGGGCAAGCTCTGGCCAAGGCTGTTCCAGATTCGCGTTGCTCCCAGGTGA
- a CDS encoding class I SAM-dependent DNA methyltransferase codes for MTPILDWRARLAERGFMGARQVSCMHGAAVLRDWGEPLAAEAALRELLERFPEDEGALGALMRLLSETGRAEENVPLRRRLHAKRCRALGIPEEQQEAAIAWLEAAETGAVLPERAAESYVAALFDQYASHFDDKLRRELGYRAPEHVLEALEEALGGRREQDVLELGCGTGLAGVLLRPLARRLEGIDLSPGMLERARARGVYDALHTGELHELLAASQERHTLIVAVDVLVYLGALEALFERVARRLVPGGLFAFTVERGTEPGYRLQPTGRYLHHLDYVREQARATGLTPVVEREAVLRTERGEPVWGHVVVLRA; via the coding sequence ATGACACCCATCCTGGACTGGCGCGCGCGGCTGGCGGAGCGCGGCTTCATGGGAGCCCGACAGGTGTCCTGCATGCACGGCGCCGCGGTGCTGCGCGACTGGGGCGAGCCGCTGGCGGCGGAGGCGGCGCTCCGTGAGCTGCTCGAGCGCTTCCCGGAGGATGAGGGCGCGCTGGGGGCGCTGATGCGGCTCCTGAGCGAGACCGGTCGGGCCGAGGAGAACGTGCCCCTGCGCCGCCGCCTCCACGCGAAGCGCTGCCGGGCCCTGGGCATCCCCGAGGAACAGCAGGAGGCGGCCATCGCCTGGCTGGAGGCCGCCGAGACGGGCGCCGTCCTCCCCGAGCGCGCGGCCGAGTCCTACGTGGCCGCCCTCTTCGACCAGTACGCCTCGCACTTCGACGACAAGCTGCGCCGGGAGCTCGGCTACCGCGCGCCGGAGCATGTCCTCGAGGCCCTCGAGGAGGCCCTCGGCGGACGGCGCGAGCAGGACGTGCTGGAGCTCGGCTGCGGCACCGGGCTGGCCGGCGTGCTGCTGCGGCCCCTGGCTCGCCGACTCGAAGGAATCGACCTGTCCCCTGGCATGCTGGAGCGCGCGAGGGCGCGGGGTGTGTACGACGCGCTCCACACCGGAGAGCTCCACGAGCTGCTCGCCGCGTCCCAGGAGCGCCACACGCTCATCGTCGCCGTGGACGTGCTGGTGTACCTCGGTGCCCTGGAGGCGCTCTTCGAGCGCGTGGCCCGGCGGCTCGTGCCGGGAGGCCTGTTCGCCTTCACGGTCGAGAGAGGCACCGAGCCGGGCTACCGGCTCCAGCCCACCGGGCGCTATCTGCACCACCTGGACTACGTGAGGGAGCAAGCCCGCGCCACGGGGCTCACGCCGGTGGTGGAGCGGGAGGCCGTGCTACGCACCGAGCGGGGAGAGCCCGTCTGGGGCCACGTGGTGGTGCTCCGGGCCTGA
- a CDS encoding M4 family metallopeptidase, producing MSAQDSALSQAKVAPGQSVRRLQEEHPGFLRGVGQLSFKRGLTDTRGQQHERLAQLHDGVPVFGAEAIAHLNDDGSIAEVTDKLVRDLRVDTTPKLRADEASKRAIAQLAGSSVKGSPKVDLQVLPRSDGARLTWRVQFEAVNAKGEPSMPNLFIDAHSGELVMQFDNLKTARNRKTYTAGNGTRLPGTLVRSEGQAPSSDAVLNMAHDNAGFTYDFYFSKFGRDSYNGAGAVLTSSVHYSRNYVNAYWDGVQMVYGDGDGVDSSALTVLDVVGHELTHAVTDTSSDLIYSNESGALNEAMSDVFGASIEAYRDGAVSGNTWKIGEECWTPATAGDALRYMNDPALAGDYDYYPTRYTGTSDNGGVHWNSGIANLAFKLMVTGGTHPRGKTSNVVPALDASNSFNSLMMGAAIFYRANTVYLTPSSTFSDARSATARAATDLYGATAAAAVNEAWSAVGVQPAPTWTTLATQSNLSGARSSSTSFSYVTPTGATGMKFEMSGGSGDADLYVKFGSAPTTSSYDCRPYAAGNAESCTFNPAKQGTYYVLIRGYSAYSGVTLKVSSAQ from the coding sequence GTGAGCGCCCAGGACAGCGCCCTGTCGCAGGCGAAGGTGGCTCCGGGGCAGAGTGTGCGTCGTCTCCAGGAGGAGCATCCCGGCTTCCTCCGGGGCGTGGGGCAGCTGTCGTTCAAGCGCGGGCTGACCGACACGCGCGGCCAGCAGCACGAGCGCCTGGCGCAGCTCCACGACGGCGTCCCCGTCTTCGGCGCCGAGGCCATTGCCCACCTCAACGATGACGGCTCCATCGCGGAGGTGACCGACAAGCTGGTGCGCGACCTGCGCGTGGACACCACGCCCAAGCTCCGGGCGGACGAGGCCTCCAAGCGCGCCATCGCGCAGCTGGCCGGCTCCAGCGTGAAGGGCTCGCCGAAGGTGGACCTGCAGGTGCTCCCGCGGAGCGACGGCGCCCGGCTGACCTGGCGGGTGCAGTTCGAGGCCGTCAACGCCAAGGGCGAGCCGTCGATGCCCAACCTCTTCATCGACGCGCACTCGGGCGAGCTCGTCATGCAGTTCGACAACCTGAAGACGGCGCGCAACCGCAAGACGTACACCGCCGGCAACGGCACCCGGCTGCCCGGAACGCTGGTTCGCTCCGAGGGGCAGGCCCCCTCGAGCGACGCGGTGCTGAACATGGCCCACGACAACGCGGGCTTCACGTACGACTTCTACTTCTCCAAGTTCGGGCGTGACAGCTACAACGGCGCGGGCGCCGTCCTCACCTCGTCGGTCCACTACAGCCGCAACTACGTGAACGCGTACTGGGACGGCGTGCAGATGGTGTACGGCGACGGCGATGGCGTGGACTCCTCGGCGCTGACGGTGCTCGACGTGGTGGGCCACGAGCTCACCCATGCCGTCACCGACACCTCGTCGGACCTCATCTACTCGAACGAGTCGGGCGCCCTGAACGAGGCCATGTCCGACGTCTTCGGCGCCTCCATCGAGGCGTACCGGGACGGCGCGGTGAGCGGCAACACCTGGAAGATCGGCGAGGAGTGCTGGACGCCGGCCACCGCGGGTGACGCGCTCCGCTACATGAACGATCCGGCGCTGGCGGGTGACTACGACTACTACCCGACGCGCTACACGGGCACCTCGGACAACGGCGGCGTGCACTGGAACTCGGGCATCGCCAACCTGGCCTTCAAGCTGATGGTCACCGGCGGCACCCACCCGCGCGGCAAGACGAGCAACGTGGTGCCCGCGCTCGACGCGAGCAACTCCTTCAACAGCCTGATGATGGGTGCGGCCATCTTCTACCGCGCCAACACCGTCTACCTGACGCCGAGCAGCACCTTCAGTGACGCTCGCAGCGCCACCGCGCGGGCCGCCACCGATCTCTACGGCGCGACCGCGGCCGCCGCCGTCAACGAGGCCTGGAGCGCGGTGGGCGTGCAGCCGGCTCCGACCTGGACGACGCTCGCCACCCAGAGCAACCTCTCGGGTGCCCGGAGCAGCTCCACGAGCTTCAGCTACGTCACGCCGACCGGCGCCACGGGGATGAAGTTCGAGATGTCCGGCGGCTCGGGTGACGCCGACCTGTACGTGAAGTTCGGCAGCGCCCCGACGACCAGCAGCTACGACTGCCGGCCCTACGCCGCTGGCAACGCCGAGAGCTGCACGTTCAACCCGGCGAAGCAGGGCACCTACTACGTGCTGATCCGCGGCTACTCGGCCTACTCGGGTGTGACGCTCAAGGTGAGCTCCGCTCAGTAA
- a CDS encoding SAM-dependent methyltransferase, whose translation MKRILFLLSLAVGTTALAQGNTAPLILPQPPVSVEEAADAPEVPFVPTPEDAVEQMLVLAGVGPRDIVYDLGSGDGRIVITAVKKYGARGVGVDIDPERIAEANENARTAGVSRRAEFRQGDLFDADIQDATVVTLYLLPTVNERLKPKLLAELKPGTRVVSHAFDMGDWKPAKEVEMNGRTLYLWIVPERQQGVGGSGR comes from the coding sequence ATGAAGCGCATCCTCTTCCTGCTGTCACTCGCGGTCGGCACCACGGCTCTCGCCCAGGGCAACACGGCCCCGCTGATCCTGCCCCAGCCGCCCGTCTCGGTGGAGGAGGCGGCGGACGCCCCGGAGGTGCCCTTCGTCCCCACGCCGGAGGACGCGGTGGAGCAGATGCTGGTGCTGGCCGGAGTGGGGCCCCGGGACATCGTCTACGACCTGGGCAGCGGTGACGGCCGCATCGTCATCACCGCCGTGAAGAAGTACGGGGCCCGCGGGGTGGGCGTGGACATCGACCCCGAGCGCATCGCCGAGGCGAACGAGAATGCGCGCACCGCCGGCGTGTCGCGCAGGGCGGAGTTCCGCCAGGGAGACCTGTTCGACGCCGACATCCAGGACGCCACGGTGGTGACGCTCTACCTGCTGCCCACCGTGAACGAGCGCCTCAAGCCCAAGCTGCTGGCGGAGCTGAAGCCGGGGACGCGCGTCGTGTCGCACGCCTTCGACATGGGCGACTGGAAGCCCGCCAAGGAGGTGGAGATGAACGGGCGCACCCTCTACCTGTGGATCGTCCCCGAGCGGCAGCAGGGCGTGGGCGGCTCCGGGAGGTGA
- a CDS encoding APC family permease, whose protein sequence is MREKKPRAGRRRGKATATAVEAAAPSPTLRILDAVLLTVGIVLGAGIFKAPSLVAAQLGSEQALMLAWLLGGVASLIGALCYAELASTWPHPGGDYHYLHRALGQGPAFLFAWARLTVIPTGSIALLAFVFGDYATQLAPLGPYSSSVYAAAVVVGLTAMNVAGVRQGTRTQNVLTALEVLGVGAIIVAGLLLAPAPSAPPPPASGSPMAAWGLALVFVLLTYGGWNEVATLSAEVKGSRRNLAWALLVSIGVVTALYLLVNWAYLRGLGLAGMAGSSAVAADLAQRALGSGGAQALCVLVAVSALTSANATVITGARTHYAFGRDSTLFQGLGRWHARANTPAQALLVQGTLALALVGLGTVTRQGFQTMVEYTAPVFWLFFLLTGVSLLVLRRREPRTPRPFRVPLYPLTPLLFIGTCAYVLYSSLAYAGIGALAGMVVLGTGAVLLFAERMRRGRSSRRTARDSRSISLQQPKEAT, encoded by the coding sequence ATGCGAGAGAAGAAGCCGAGGGCCGGCAGGCGGCGCGGGAAGGCGACAGCAACCGCGGTGGAGGCCGCCGCTCCCTCGCCCACCCTGCGCATCCTCGACGCGGTGCTGCTCACCGTCGGCATCGTCCTGGGGGCCGGCATCTTCAAGGCCCCCTCGCTGGTGGCGGCGCAGCTGGGCAGTGAGCAGGCGCTGATGCTCGCGTGGCTGCTCGGGGGAGTGGCCTCGCTCATCGGCGCCCTGTGCTACGCGGAGCTGGCCAGCACCTGGCCGCACCCGGGCGGCGACTACCACTACCTCCACCGCGCGCTGGGCCAGGGCCCCGCCTTCCTCTTCGCGTGGGCCCGGCTCACCGTCATCCCCACCGGCTCCATCGCCCTGCTGGCCTTCGTGTTCGGGGACTACGCCACCCAGCTCGCGCCGCTGGGGCCCTACTCCTCCTCGGTGTACGCGGCGGCGGTGGTGGTGGGGCTGACGGCCATGAACGTGGCCGGGGTGCGGCAGGGCACGCGCACCCAGAACGTGCTCACCGCGCTGGAGGTGCTGGGCGTGGGCGCCATCATCGTCGCGGGGCTGCTCCTGGCCCCCGCCCCCTCGGCGCCCCCTCCCCCGGCCTCCGGCTCGCCCATGGCCGCGTGGGGGCTGGCCCTCGTCTTCGTCCTGCTCACCTACGGCGGGTGGAACGAGGTGGCCACGCTCTCCGCGGAGGTGAAGGGCTCGCGGCGCAACCTCGCCTGGGCGCTGCTGGTGAGCATCGGCGTGGTGACGGCCCTCTACCTGCTGGTCAACTGGGCCTACCTGCGCGGCCTGGGCCTGGCGGGCATGGCCGGCTCGTCCGCGGTGGCCGCGGATCTGGCTCAGCGAGCGCTGGGCAGCGGAGGCGCGCAGGCCCTCTGCGTCCTGGTCGCCGTGTCCGCCCTCACCTCCGCCAACGCCACGGTGATCACCGGCGCGCGCACCCACTACGCCTTCGGGCGCGACAGCACGCTCTTCCAGGGCCTGGGCCGCTGGCACGCGCGGGCCAACACGCCCGCCCAGGCGCTGCTGGTGCAGGGCACCCTCGCCCTGGCGCTGGTGGGGCTGGGCACGGTGACGCGCCAGGGCTTCCAGACCATGGTGGAGTACACCGCGCCCGTCTTCTGGCTCTTCTTCCTGCTGACCGGGGTGTCCCTGCTGGTCCTGCGCAGGCGCGAGCCCCGTACGCCGCGCCCCTTCCGCGTCCCGCTGTACCCGCTCACGCCCCTGCTCTTCATCGGCACCTGCGCGTACGTCCTCTACTCCAGCCTGGCGTACGCGGGCATCGGAGCGCTGGCGGGCATGGTCGTGCTCGGCACCGGCGCCGTGCTGCTCTTCGCGGAGCGCATGCGCCGAGGCCGCTCCAGCCGACGGACAGCGCGGGACTCACGCTCGATTTCCCTGCAACAGCCCAAGGAGGCCACATGA